A region from the Haloarcula limicola genome encodes:
- a CDS encoding universal stress protein: protein MYDDILLPTDGSDGIAAAAEHAGNFAESFDATVHVLSVVDTRNRFESPTSGLSAEAWTEAEEDRATEAVEDTVAELSDDIAVETVVREGVPRTEILEYVGDEAMDLIMMGTHGRTGIDHYLIGSVAEKVVRRSPVPVTTVRVGNE, encoded by the coding sequence ATGTATGACGATATCTTGCTCCCGACCGACGGCAGCGACGGCATCGCCGCGGCCGCCGAGCACGCCGGGAACTTCGCCGAGTCGTTCGACGCGACCGTCCACGTCCTCTCGGTCGTCGACACGCGTAACCGCTTCGAGAGCCCGACCAGCGGGCTCTCGGCAGAGGCGTGGACAGAGGCCGAAGAGGACCGTGCGACGGAGGCCGTAGAAGACACCGTCGCCGAACTCTCCGACGATATCGCGGTGGAGACGGTCGTCAGAGAGGGCGTCCCTCGGACGGAGATCCTGGAGTACGTCGGAGACGAGGCGATGGATCTCATCATGATGGGTACGCACGGTCGAACTGGTATCGACCACTACCTCATCGGCAGCGTCGCCGAGAAGGTCGTCCGTCGCTCACCGGTCCCGGTGACGACCGTGCGGGTGGGCAACGAGTAG
- the mutS gene encoding DNA mismatch repair protein MutS, with protein sequence MDAALGPPAKMAELEDDLTPMMAQYFELCERYDEALVLFRVGDFYEAFCDAAERVARLCEITLTKREDSTGEYPMAGIPIDNAESYIETLLDAGYRVAVADQVEDPDEVSGVVERAVTRVVTPGTLTEAELLGGADNNYVAALTEGADDYGLALVDISTGDCYATSVGSETAVADELSRFGPAEAIVGPEVDVDRDATFGPACLVTEYDAGAFERERAEERIERYFGPPERLLAGDAERRACGALLAYAEYTRGSAGAVGPDGEPVDPDVDPEGTLDYLNHLTRYDPREYMLLDAVAVESLELFERRSVQGHANLTLVDTLDETACALGRRKLTDWLRRPLLDEDRIDARHEAVDELSRDPATRERLHDLLTDVYDLERLISRVSRGRANARDLRSLAATLSVVPDVREALSGADARLLSDLYATIDPLAETREEIAAAVRPDPPQEITEGGVVREGYDAELDDLRSTERSGKQWIDDLEADERERTGIDSLKVGHNSVHGYYIEVTNANLDAVPEDYQRRQTLKNSERFYTPELKEREETILRAESEADDLEYDLFCSVRDAVADEAERVQALADRLARLDVLVSFAEVAANHGYCRPTVGGDGIDIEAGRHPVVERTEDAFVPNDTHLGSSPVGASRANNADGANGETDAERDPFFAVVTGPNMSGKSTYMRQVALVCLLAQAGSFVPAASADLPILDRVFTRVGASDDIAGGRSTFMIEMTELATILSEATADSLVLLDEVGRGTSTADGLAIARAVTEYLHDEVGAYTLFATHHHDLTAAAEELPGVANRHFRTSRDEGRVVFDHELAPGAAAASYGVEVADMAGVPDDVVAHSRELLADERRDGAAVTGDGRDGVDGGDHPETGDEPVPATNGHDSAADGADGIELADDEALARELRETDVATMTPLEALNTLAALKDRAERDSPSGE encoded by the coding sequence ATGGACGCTGCGCTTGGCCCGCCAGCGAAGATGGCCGAGCTGGAGGACGACTTGACGCCGATGATGGCGCAGTACTTCGAGCTCTGCGAGCGCTACGACGAGGCGCTCGTCCTCTTTCGAGTGGGCGATTTCTACGAAGCCTTTTGCGATGCCGCCGAGCGGGTCGCTCGCCTCTGTGAGATCACGCTGACGAAGCGGGAGGACTCCACCGGGGAGTACCCGATGGCGGGCATCCCCATCGACAACGCCGAGTCGTACATCGAGACGCTACTGGACGCCGGCTACCGGGTCGCCGTCGCCGACCAGGTCGAGGACCCCGACGAGGTCAGCGGCGTGGTCGAGCGGGCGGTCACCCGCGTCGTCACGCCCGGGACGCTCACCGAGGCGGAACTGCTCGGCGGCGCGGACAACAACTACGTCGCGGCGCTGACCGAGGGAGCGGACGACTACGGCCTCGCGCTCGTCGACATCTCGACCGGCGACTGCTACGCGACGAGCGTCGGCAGCGAGACGGCCGTCGCCGACGAACTGAGTCGGTTCGGCCCCGCCGAGGCCATCGTCGGCCCCGAGGTGGACGTAGATCGGGACGCGACGTTCGGACCGGCGTGTCTCGTGACCGAGTACGACGCCGGGGCGTTCGAGCGTGAGCGGGCCGAGGAACGCATCGAGCGCTACTTCGGCCCGCCCGAGCGGCTGTTGGCCGGCGACGCCGAGCGGCGGGCCTGCGGCGCGCTGTTGGCCTACGCCGAGTACACCCGCGGCAGCGCGGGCGCGGTCGGTCCCGACGGCGAGCCGGTCGACCCCGACGTGGACCCCGAGGGGACCCTCGACTACCTCAACCACCTCACGCGCTACGACCCCCGCGAGTACATGCTACTGGACGCGGTGGCCGTCGAGAGCCTCGAACTGTTCGAGCGGCGCTCCGTGCAGGGCCACGCGAACCTGACGCTCGTCGACACGCTGGACGAGACCGCCTGCGCGCTCGGCCGTCGGAAACTGACCGACTGGCTCCGCCGCCCGCTGCTGGACGAGGACCGCATCGACGCGCGCCACGAGGCCGTCGACGAACTGTCTCGGGACCCAGCGACCCGCGAGCGGTTGCACGACCTGTTGACGGACGTGTACGACCTCGAACGGCTCATCTCGCGGGTCTCTCGCGGGCGCGCGAACGCGCGGGACCTGCGCTCGCTCGCGGCGACGCTGTCGGTGGTGCCCGACGTGCGCGAGGCGCTCTCGGGGGCCGACGCCCGCCTGCTCTCGGACCTCTACGCGACGATCGACCCGCTGGCCGAGACGCGCGAGGAGATAGCGGCCGCCGTCCGCCCGGACCCGCCACAGGAGATCACGGAGGGCGGCGTCGTCCGCGAGGGCTACGACGCGGAACTCGACGACCTGCGCTCGACGGAGCGCTCGGGCAAGCAATGGATCGACGACCTGGAGGCCGACGAGCGCGAGCGGACCGGCATCGACTCGCTGAAAGTCGGCCACAACTCGGTCCACGGCTACTACATCGAGGTGACCAACGCCAACCTCGATGCCGTACCTGAAGACTACCAGCGCCGACAGACGCTGAAGAACAGCGAGCGGTTCTACACGCCCGAGCTCAAGGAGCGCGAAGAGACGATTCTCCGGGCCGAGAGCGAGGCCGACGACCTGGAGTACGACCTCTTCTGCTCGGTGCGGGACGCCGTCGCCGACGAGGCCGAACGGGTACAGGCCCTCGCGGACCGACTCGCGCGGCTCGACGTCCTCGTCTCCTTCGCCGAGGTGGCCGCGAACCACGGCTACTGTCGGCCGACCGTCGGCGGCGACGGCATCGACATCGAGGCCGGGCGACACCCCGTCGTCGAACGCACCGAGGACGCGTTCGTTCCAAACGACACGCACCTCGGCAGCAGTCCGGTCGGGGCGAGCCGGGCGAACAATGCGGACGGCGCGAACGGCGAGACCGACGCCGAACGGGACCCCTTCTTCGCCGTCGTCACCGGGCCGAACATGAGCGGGAAATCGACGTACATGCGGCAGGTCGCGCTCGTCTGCCTGCTGGCACAGGCCGGTAGCTTCGTCCCCGCGGCGTCGGCCGACCTCCCGATACTGGACCGGGTGTTCACCCGCGTCGGGGCCAGCGACGACATCGCCGGCGGGCGCTCGACGTTCATGATCGAGATGACCGAGCTCGCGACCATCCTCTCGGAGGCGACGGCCGACTCGCTGGTGCTGTTAGACGAGGTGGGGCGGGGGACCTCGACGGCGGACGGGTTAGCTATCGCCCGCGCCGTCACCGAGTACCTCCACGACGAGGTGGGCGCGTACACGCTGTTCGCGACCCACCACCACGACCTGACGGCGGCCGCCGAGGAGCTCCCCGGCGTCGCCAACCGCCACTTCCGGACGAGCCGCGACGAGGGGCGCGTCGTCTTCGACCACGAACTCGCGCCCGGCGCGGCCGCGGCGTCCTACGGCGTCGAAGTGGCCGACATGGCGGGCGTCCCCGACGACGTCGTCGCCCACTCTCGGGAACTGCTCGCCGACGAGCGACGGGACGGAGCCGCGGTGACGGGAGACGGTCGCGACGGCGTCGACGGCGGTGACCACCCCGAAACGGGAGACGAACCGGTTCCGGCGACGAACGGCCACGACTCGGCCGCTGACGGAGCCGACGGGATAGAACTGGCCGACGACGAGGCGCTGGCACGCGAGCTCCGGGAGACCGACGTGGCCACGATGACGCCGCTGGAGGCGCTGAACACGCTCGCGGCGCTCAAGGACCGCGCCGAGCGAGACAGTCCGAGCGGGGAGTAA
- the nucS gene encoding endonuclease NucS, giving the protein MTAESAVETLSHPAPDTARDLVERAIDRGAMVTLFGACTVEYQGRAASSLGLGDRHVTLKPDGTALVHTDEGQQPVNWQPPGCDHSVTVAEGSLVILSERTTPDEELEIAFETVAHAAAFDVSDPEELAVTGTEADLKERILETPDLVEAGFTPLATERETPAGAVDVYGEDAAGRTVVVELKRRRVGPDAVGQLNRYVDALRRDLHAETEVRGVLVAPSVTDRARQLLAEKGLEFVSLAPP; this is encoded by the coding sequence GTGACCGCCGAGAGCGCCGTCGAGACGCTGAGCCACCCCGCCCCCGACACCGCGCGCGACCTCGTCGAGCGGGCGATCGACCGGGGCGCGATGGTGACGCTGTTCGGCGCCTGTACCGTCGAGTATCAGGGCCGCGCGGCCAGTTCGCTGGGTCTCGGCGACCGCCACGTGACGCTGAAGCCGGACGGGACCGCGCTGGTCCACACCGACGAGGGACAGCAACCCGTGAACTGGCAACCGCCGGGGTGTGACCACTCCGTCACCGTCGCCGAGGGGTCGCTGGTGATTCTCTCGGAGCGGACGACGCCCGACGAGGAACTCGAGATCGCCTTCGAGACGGTGGCCCACGCCGCGGCCTTCGACGTGAGCGACCCCGAGGAGCTGGCCGTCACCGGAACCGAGGCCGACCTGAAAGAGCGGATACTGGAGACGCCGGACCTCGTCGAAGCGGGCTTCACGCCGCTCGCCACCGAGCGCGAGACGCCCGCGGGCGCGGTCGACGTCTACGGCGAGGACGCCGCCGGGCGGACCGTCGTCGTCGAACTCAAGCGCCGACGGGTCGGCCCGGACGCCGTCGGCCAACTGAATCGGTACGTCGACGCGCTCAGGCGGGACCTACACGCCGAGACGGAGGTCCGCGGCGTCCTCGTCGCGCCGTCGGTGACCGATCGCGCGCGTCAGCTACTCGCCGAGAAGGGACTGGAGTTCGTCTCGCTCGCCCCGCCGTGA
- a CDS encoding thioredoxin family protein: MAASDHDRPVTVRTRAELDDVLADSDRVLTMVRTEGCTICQSMEPILDNVARATDAAVVVFNPKEDLDAVEAFDVRSVPTFLLFVDGELVDRRADGFVPTAELVAFVESS, from the coding sequence ATGGCTGCTTCCGACCACGACCGGCCGGTCACGGTCCGAACGCGCGCGGAATTAGACGACGTACTGGCGGACAGCGACCGCGTGCTGACGATGGTCCGCACCGAGGGGTGTACCATCTGCCAATCGATGGAGCCGATCCTCGACAACGTCGCCCGAGCGACCGACGCGGCCGTCGTTGTCTTCAACCCGAAGGAGGACTTAGACGCCGTCGAGGCGTTCGACGTCCGGAGTGTCCCGACGTTCCTGCTCTTCGTCGACGGGGAGTTGGTCGACCGCCGCGCCGACGGGTTCGTCCCGACGGCGGAGCTCGTCGCGTTCGTCGAATCGAGCTGA
- a CDS encoding DUF6735 family protein: MGRRTLVAVERADGRFDCRYAHWGVDADPVAQSEPLGTEWPAAAVCARLDAGFDQLLVCDGTVRRYCVCWLDPTLADRGDVALARTDDPAALREWWVETKSRACEVVGDGIDVRTVRDGLLAALRLRADAVFLPGDASFLRTDR, translated from the coding sequence ATGGGGCGGCGGACCCTCGTCGCCGTCGAGCGTGCGGACGGCCGATTCGACTGCCGGTACGCGCATTGGGGCGTCGACGCCGACCCGGTCGCGCAGTCCGAGCCGCTCGGAACGGAATGGCCGGCAGCGGCCGTCTGTGCGCGACTCGACGCGGGGTTCGATCAGTTGCTCGTCTGTGACGGGACGGTCCGGCGCTACTGCGTCTGCTGGCTGGACCCGACGCTCGCCGACCGCGGAGACGTCGCGCTCGCCCGCACCGACGACCCGGCGGCGCTACGCGAGTGGTGGGTGGAGACGAAGAGCCGGGCCTGCGAGGTGGTCGGCGACGGTATCGACGTTCGGACCGTCCGGGACGGCCTGCTCGCCGCGCTTCGTCTGCGGGCCGATGCGGTGTTCCTCCCCGGCGACGCGTCCTTTTTACGGACCGACCGCTAA
- a CDS encoding sulfite exporter TauE/SafE family protein, with translation MTSSSPTGSIQKTFLKYQHVFVFLAPLAFVVGVYFFAPTSPADPGTGYWLEYWWLFLAFIVGATIVNTVGISGSALFVPFLIFVFPVVAGETLTPETLVKIGLISESFGLSSSALAFIQYGLVDRRLALTLVGGGIPFVVAGALLSFVIPAPVFHAMLGLALIAASYLLFKADLAHEEPESSGDESSVSADGGTDDGLPNDDDKLGPAGVEKDDSGTVTRVDRDGNDYGYSHGGYLERFANYSIGGVFQGLAGFGIGELGIISMLRTDVPVRVAIGTNHIVVATTAILASLVHVFGGSLVPGAHSISLASTPWNMVVWTVPATATGGQIAPYVSAALDTEIIKKGVGALFAIISVALFLMAGGAF, from the coding sequence ATGACCTCGTCGTCACCCACGGGAAGCATCCAAAAGACGTTTCTGAAGTACCAGCACGTCTTCGTGTTCCTCGCGCCGCTGGCGTTCGTGGTGGGCGTTTACTTCTTCGCGCCCACGTCGCCCGCCGACCCCGGAACCGGCTACTGGCTGGAGTACTGGTGGCTGTTCCTCGCGTTCATCGTCGGCGCGACCATCGTCAACACGGTCGGCATCAGCGGGTCGGCGCTGTTCGTCCCCTTCCTCATCTTCGTCTTCCCGGTCGTCGCCGGTGAGACGCTCACGCCGGAGACGCTCGTGAAGATCGGCCTCATCAGCGAGTCGTTCGGCCTGTCGAGTTCGGCGCTCGCGTTCATCCAGTACGGACTGGTGGACCGACGATTGGCGCTCACGCTGGTCGGCGGCGGCATCCCGTTCGTCGTCGCCGGAGCGCTGCTCTCCTTCGTCATCCCGGCGCCGGTGTTCCACGCGATGCTCGGGCTCGCACTCATCGCGGCGTCGTACCTGCTGTTCAAGGCCGATCTCGCACACGAAGAGCCGGAGTCGAGTGGCGACGAGTCGAGCGTCTCGGCCGACGGGGGTACCGACGACGGTCTGCCCAACGACGACGACAAGCTCGGCCCGGCCGGCGTCGAGAAGGACGACTCGGGGACCGTCACGCGCGTCGACCGCGACGGAAACGACTACGGCTACTCCCACGGCGGCTACCTCGAACGGTTCGCCAACTACAGCATCGGTGGCGTCTTCCAGGGGCTGGCCGGGTTCGGTATCGGCGAACTCGGTATCATCTCGATGCTCCGCACCGACGTGCCGGTTCGCGTCGCCATCGGGACCAACCACATCGTCGTCGCTACGACGGCCATCCTCGCGTCGCTCGTCCACGTCTTCGGCGGTAGCCTCGTCCCCGGCGCGCACAGCATCAGCCTCGCGTCGACTCCGTGGAACATGGTCGTCTGGACGGTCCCCGCCACCGCGACGGGCGGGCAGATCGCCCCCTACGTCTCCGCTGCACTGGACACCGAGATCATCAAGAAGGGCGTCGGCGCGCTGTTCGCTATCATCTCCGTCGCGCTGTTCCTGATGGCCGGCGGTGCTTTCTAA
- the ddh gene encoding D-2-hydroxyacid dehydrogenase — protein MEIDRIAVHESVAEACPTDSVVQSLSACSVPVEQTADGESYDDGDCVVTFSPREAFLDAAWVHGVRAGYDEFDTAAYEASGTALTNSTGIHGDTVPETVVGYLTSFARRLHVYRDRQRDREWEHEPYDAPFTLSGERICVVGLGTIGRGIADRADALGMRVVGVRRSDDPVPGVERVYEPADLRTAVADARFVVLAVPLTDETEGVVDAQILDAMPTDSYLVNVARGDVVVEDALLAALDEGTIAGAAIDAYWEEPLPADHPLWEYENVLMTPHCAAFTNRYHEDVAALVRENVERAARGDELRNRVA, from the coding sequence ATGGAGATCGACCGAATCGCCGTCCACGAGTCGGTCGCGGAGGCCTGCCCGACCGACTCGGTCGTACAGTCCCTGTCGGCCTGTTCGGTGCCCGTCGAGCAGACGGCCGACGGTGAATCCTACGATGATGGCGACTGCGTCGTGACGTTCTCGCCTCGCGAGGCGTTCCTGGACGCGGCGTGGGTCCACGGCGTCCGAGCGGGCTACGACGAGTTCGACACGGCCGCCTACGAGGCGAGCGGGACCGCCCTCACGAACAGCACCGGCATCCACGGCGACACCGTCCCCGAGACCGTCGTCGGCTACCTCACGTCGTTCGCCCGTCGTCTCCACGTCTATCGGGACCGACAGCGGGATCGCGAGTGGGAACACGAACCCTACGACGCGCCCTTTACGCTCTCCGGCGAGCGAATCTGCGTCGTCGGTCTCGGCACCATCGGCCGCGGGATCGCCGACCGGGCCGACGCGCTCGGCATGCGTGTGGTCGGCGTCCGCCGGTCGGACGATCCGGTTCCCGGCGTCGAGCGGGTGTACGAACCCGCCGACCTCCGGACCGCCGTCGCCGACGCCCGCTTCGTCGTCCTCGCCGTCCCGCTGACCGATGAGACCGAGGGGGTAGTCGACGCTCAGATCCTCGACGCGATGCCGACCGATAGTTACCTCGTCAACGTCGCTCGCGGCGACGTGGTCGTCGAGGACGCCCTGCTGGCGGCGCTCGACGAGGGGACCATCGCCGGAGCGGCGATCGACGCCTACTGGGAGGAACCGCTCCCGGCGGACCACCCGCTTTGGGAGTACGAGAACGTCCTCATGACGCCGCACTGTGCCGCCTTCACGAACCGCTATCACGAGGACGTGGCGGCGCTCGTCCGCGAGAACGTCGAGCGGGCGGCCCGCGGCGACGAGCTGCGGAACCGCGTCGCCTGA
- a CDS encoding HalOD1 output domain-containing protein — translation MRTSAHTPSTAPLVSTNFQDPESVAPAVVQAVSNVSEDPIESLPPLNTAVDPDALAALVESGTVAHVAFSYHGHDVIVTAEGDIDVY, via the coding sequence ATGCGAACGTCAGCCCATACCCCGTCTACGGCCCCGCTGGTCTCGACCAACTTCCAGGATCCGGAGTCGGTCGCTCCGGCGGTCGTCCAGGCGGTCTCGAACGTCAGCGAGGACCCGATCGAGTCGCTCCCGCCGCTCAACACGGCCGTGGACCCCGACGCGCTCGCCGCGCTCGTCGAGAGCGGCACGGTCGCGCACGTCGCGTTCAGCTACCACGGTCACGACGTGATCGTCACCGCGGAGGGCGACATCGACGTCTACTGA
- a CDS encoding DUF7344 domain-containing protein, with product MSKAQAGSTGEETLQAAEEQESDDQPEGETDLSRDDAFEMLSNRRRRYTLHYLHDERTDVTLSDLAEQVAAWENDSTVAEISASERKTVYTSLQQFHLPKMDDTGVVDFDRRAGEVALTDAAADLDIYLEVVDRYDIPWSSYYLGFTLFGTAIVSLSWLEIAPFAAVPFAGWTVFLLGVFLVSSVSHFLLSRRMRLGVDERPPEVSDA from the coding sequence ATGAGTAAGGCACAAGCAGGATCCACCGGGGAAGAGACCCTTCAGGCGGCAGAGGAACAGGAATCGGACGACCAACCCGAGGGAGAGACGGACCTCTCGCGCGACGACGCGTTCGAGATGCTGAGCAACCGCCGGCGGCGCTACACGTTACACTACCTCCACGACGAGCGGACCGACGTGACGCTGTCGGACCTCGCCGAACAGGTCGCCGCGTGGGAGAACGACAGCACCGTCGCGGAGATCTCGGCGAGCGAGCGCAAGACGGTGTACACCTCGCTCCAGCAGTTCCACCTCCCGAAGATGGACGACACCGGCGTCGTCGACTTCGACCGCCGCGCCGGCGAGGTCGCGCTCACCGACGCCGCGGCCGACCTCGACATCTATCTGGAGGTGGTCGACCGATACGACATCCCGTGGAGCTCGTACTACCTGGGATTCACGCTGTTCGGGACGGCGATCGTCTCGCTGTCGTGGCTGGAAATCGCACCGTTCGCCGCGGTGCCCTTCGCCGGGTGGACCGTCTTCTTGCTCGGGGTGTTTCTCGTCTCGTCGGTCTCGCACTTCCTGCTCTCCCGGCGGATGCGACTCGGCGTCGACGAGAGACCCCCCGAGGTGAGCGATGCGTAG
- a CDS encoding S26 family signal peptidase codes for MTLRRGVELGLEAAMALFLVAMVAGQLLGQPVLLGYVTTGSMQPTLDPGDGFVAVPAAVAGPIEEGDVVTFRAEELHGGGLTTHRVVDETERGYVTRGDNNPFTDQDGDEPPVTDAQIVAVAWQPGGAVLSIPGVGLLVTGTQDAIAGVQQRLAVLTGSRSLLGTQGIAYLLVALSLGAYVADVALSDDRKRQRTRSRETGTDVRLVVAVFAAAVVLAATAAMVAPAGSTEFGIVSAESDAPGSRVIETGTSESVPYLLQNGGFVPVVTYFEPVTDGVDVRPRETRIPGRSTVNATLVLTAPPETGYYRQYLVEHRYLLILPQPAIRALYGVHPWLPIAAIDGVLGGSFYLLGTTLAGTGRVRTRSREAPSRFDRFLSRLR; via the coding sequence ATGACACTGCGGCGGGGGGTAGAGCTGGGGCTGGAGGCAGCGATGGCGCTGTTTCTCGTCGCCATGGTCGCCGGACAGTTGCTCGGCCAACCCGTGTTGTTGGGCTACGTCACGACTGGCAGCATGCAACCCACGTTGGACCCGGGCGACGGGTTCGTAGCGGTTCCGGCGGCCGTCGCGGGGCCGATCGAGGAGGGCGACGTGGTCACGTTTCGGGCCGAAGAGCTACACGGCGGGGGGTTGACGACCCACCGGGTCGTCGACGAGACCGAGCGCGGCTACGTGACCCGGGGCGACAACAACCCGTTTACCGATCAGGACGGCGACGAGCCGCCGGTGACCGACGCGCAGATAGTCGCCGTCGCCTGGCAGCCCGGCGGGGCGGTGCTGTCGATCCCCGGCGTCGGACTGCTCGTCACCGGCACACAGGACGCCATCGCGGGGGTACAGCAGCGCCTCGCGGTGCTCACCGGCAGTCGCTCCCTGCTCGGTACGCAGGGTATCGCCTACCTGCTCGTGGCGCTGTCGCTCGGAGCGTACGTCGCGGACGTGGCGCTGAGCGACGATCGAAAGCGCCAGCGGACCCGGTCGCGAGAGACGGGGACGGACGTCCGCCTCGTCGTCGCCGTCTTCGCGGCGGCGGTGGTGCTGGCCGCGACGGCGGCGATGGTGGCCCCGGCGGGGAGCACCGAGTTCGGGATCGTCAGCGCCGAGAGCGACGCGCCCGGCAGTCGCGTCATCGAGACCGGGACCAGCGAGTCGGTGCCGTATCTCCTCCAGAACGGCGGGTTCGTCCCGGTGGTCACGTACTTCGAGCCGGTCACCGACGGCGTCGACGTTCGACCGCGGGAGACGCGGATCCCGGGCCGCTCGACGGTCAACGCGACGCTCGTCCTCACCGCGCCGCCGGAGACCGGCTACTACCGGCAGTACCTCGTCGAACACCGATACCTGCTGATACTCCCCCAGCCGGCGATTCGAGCGCTCTACGGGGTGCATCCGTGGCTCCCCATCGCCGCCATCGACGGCGTCCTCGGCGGGTCGTTCTACCTCCTCGGGACGACGCTCGCCGGGACCGGACGCGTCCGCACTCGCTCCCGAGAGGCCCCCTCTCGGTTCGACCGGTTCCTCTCTCGACTCAGATAG
- a CDS encoding DsbA family oxidoreductase, with the protein MSETSTDERITVYSDYVCPFCYLGRESLRQYQADREDELEIDWHPYDLRSQKRGPDGSIDHSVDDGKDEEYYEEAKQGVRRLQEQYDVEMDLDIATDIDSLPAQVVSYAVKEREDYETWLTFDRAVFDALWQEGRDIGDADVLVELATEAGVDADAVRDALDDASLREQIHEQFAAARRQGVTGVPTFAYDGHAARGAVPPEQLERLVEGT; encoded by the coding sequence ATGAGCGAGACATCGACCGACGAACGCATCACGGTCTACTCCGACTACGTCTGTCCGTTCTGCTACCTCGGCCGCGAGTCACTCAGACAGTATCAGGCGGACCGTGAGGACGAACTGGAGATCGACTGGCACCCCTACGACCTGCGGAGTCAGAAGCGCGGTCCGGACGGGAGCATCGACCACTCCGTGGACGACGGGAAGGACGAGGAGTACTACGAGGAGGCCAAACAGGGCGTCCGTCGCTTACAGGAGCAGTACGACGTGGAGATGGACCTCGATATCGCCACGGACATCGACTCGCTGCCCGCGCAGGTCGTCTCCTACGCGGTGAAGGAGCGCGAGGACTACGAGACGTGGCTGACCTTCGACAGAGCCGTCTTCGACGCGCTCTGGCAGGAGGGACGCGACATCGGCGACGCGGACGTGCTGGTCGAACTCGCGACCGAGGCCGGCGTCGACGCCGACGCGGTCCGGGACGCGCTCGACGACGCTTCGCTCCGGGAGCAGATCCACGAGCAGTTCGCGGCGGCCCGACGGCAGGGCGTCACGGGCGTCCCGACGTTCGCGTACGACGGCCACGCCGCCCGCGGGGCGGTGCCGCCCGAACAGCTCGAGCGGCTGGTCGAAGGCACCTGA
- a CDS encoding DUF5305 domain-containing protein, which yields MNDRTNETDTRGRRLRATLADNYALALTALLLVAALGGAVTYATHLDGETRTETRQVASWQSSGEFTHQATVVNDTEAFAAGTVLRNRSVYYQRLTPRLNGSFVYTYAASDGGNLTVETTVTLVMRSVEETGEGNETVYWRVERPLNEVRTSSLEPGERAVAPFSVNATAAAAEAARIDGEMGGTPGQTEVAVVARVERSGTRNGRPVEASDASRLAIASGDGVYRVSESGAMTDSGGQTEEIEVPAEYGPLRTAGGPLLLLLGGVGALGLVSARRSGRLTVTDAERRWLAYRSTRREFDDWITTGRVPSEAEGPPVVAVDSLSGLVDVAIDTDERVIEDRRRGACLVLGEGQWYRYDRPAAPTGVRSENGDGSTESADERLIAPETSASGEPDTDGGPATDEN from the coding sequence ATGAACGACAGAACGAACGAAACGGACACGCGGGGTCGTCGCCTCCGAGCGACGCTGGCCGACAACTACGCGCTCGCGCTCACCGCGCTCTTGCTGGTCGCCGCCCTCGGCGGTGCGGTCACGTACGCGACGCATCTCGACGGCGAGACGCGGACCGAGACGCGACAGGTGGCGTCCTGGCAGTCGAGCGGCGAGTTCACGCATCAGGCCACTGTCGTCAACGACACGGAGGCGTTCGCGGCCGGCACCGTCCTCCGGAACCGCTCGGTGTACTACCAGCGACTCACGCCGCGACTGAACGGCTCGTTCGTCTACACGTACGCCGCCAGCGACGGCGGGAACCTCACGGTCGAGACGACGGTGACGCTCGTCATGCGCTCCGTCGAGGAGACCGGTGAGGGCAACGAGACCGTCTACTGGCGCGTCGAGCGCCCGCTGAACGAGGTCCGCACGTCGTCGCTCGAACCCGGTGAGCGAGCGGTCGCGCCGTTCTCGGTCAACGCGACCGCGGCGGCCGCGGAGGCCGCCCGCATCGACGGCGAGATGGGCGGAACGCCCGGACAGACCGAAGTCGCCGTCGTCGCCCGGGTCGAGCGTTCGGGAACGCGCAACGGCCGCCCGGTCGAGGCGAGCGACGCGTCCCGGCTGGCTATCGCCTCCGGCGACGGCGTCTATCGCGTCAGCGAGTCGGGAGCGATGACCGACTCCGGCGGGCAGACCGAGGAGATCGAGGTCCCCGCGGAGTACGGCCCGCTCCGGACCGCCGGCGGGCCGCTCCTGTTGCTCCTCGGCGGGGTCGGCGCGCTCGGCCTCGTCAGTGCGCGCCGCTCCGGTCGGTTGACCGTCACGGACGCCGAGCGCCGGTGGCTCGCGTACCGCTCGACCCGCCGGGAGTTCGACGACTGGATAACGACCGGACGCGTGCCCAGCGAGGCGGAGGGACCGCCGGTCGTCGCGGTCGACTCGCTCTCGGGACTGGTCGACGTGGCCATCGACACCGACGAGCGCGTCATCGAGGACCGCCGACGCGGGGCCTGTCTCGTCCTCGGCGAGGGACAGTGGTACCGCTACGACCGGCCGGCGGCACCGACGGGGGTGCGCTCCGAGAACGGCGACGGATCGACCGAGTCCGCCGACGAGCGGCTGATCGCACCGGAGACGAGCGCGTCCGGCGAACCCGACACGGACGGCGGACCCGCCACAGACGAGAACTGA